The Lysobacter sp. genome includes a window with the following:
- a CDS encoding GNAT family N-acetyltransferase, whose protein sequence is MPVTTRRATLDDLGELVPLFSDYRSFYAQRQDPETARRFLYERLSRNESTILLAHFDGLHEAAPVGFTQLYPMFSSVSAARVFVLNDLFVAEHARRRGVALALLSAAADYGQAEGAIRLDLETMPDNHAAQALYRSQGWRRNDETLRFQLPLAAR, encoded by the coding sequence ATGCCCGTCACCACCCGCCGCGCCACCCTCGACGACCTTGGCGAACTCGTGCCGCTGTTTTCCGATTACCGCAGCTTCTACGCGCAGCGGCAGGATCCGGAAACCGCGCGCCGGTTCCTCTACGAACGCCTGAGCCGCAACGAATCCACGATCCTGCTCGCGCATTTCGACGGCCTTCACGAGGCGGCACCGGTCGGCTTCACCCAGCTGTATCCGATGTTCTCCTCGGTGAGCGCAGCGCGGGTGTTCGTGCTCAACGATCTGTTCGTGGCCGAACACGCACGTCGTCGTGGCGTCGCGCTGGCGCTGCTGTCGGCGGCGGCGGACTACGGTCAGGCCGAAGGCGCGATCCGGCTCGACCTGGAAACCATGCCCGACAACCACGCCGCGCAGGCGCTGTACCGCTCGCAGGGCTGGCGCCGGAACGACGAGACGCTGCGTTTCCAGCTGCCGTTGGCGGCGCGCTGA
- a CDS encoding glutamyl-tRNA reductase, with product MPHLIALGINHQTAPVSLRERVAFSEEALPATLSALRALPGVEEVALLSTCNRTEVYALTGGDGDALVEWLAAHPQEGGSSGGRSPLALHDYLYRHRGDDAVRHLFRVATGLDSLVLGEPQILGQVKQAWSAARGAGTLGNRLDRLFQHAFVTAKRARTDTRIGANPVSVASAAVRMAEEAFARPADCTILLIGAGETIELTALHLVQAKAKRLLFANRTLAHAQELATRHGGVALPLTELDRHLAEADIVFSATASREPILHRDTVQAALRKRRHRPMLLLDLAVPRDIAPDVAELADVFLYTVDDLERVIEDNRNSRREAAAAAEAIIEMQVSRYVETVNASAHHGSLKQLRAHGEAARDESLAKAHLLLAAGHDPADVLQQLAHALTNRLLHAPTAALREAALNGDVDVVRAAERLFPRHAPAHNRLADAVDHQLHPEHTPDGRNDADPAP from the coding sequence ATGCCCCACCTCATCGCCCTCGGCATCAACCACCAGACCGCGCCGGTATCCCTGCGCGAGCGGGTCGCGTTCTCCGAAGAAGCGCTGCCGGCGACCCTGTCCGCGCTGCGTGCGCTGCCGGGCGTGGAGGAAGTGGCGCTGCTTTCCACCTGCAACCGCACCGAGGTCTACGCCCTCACCGGCGGCGACGGCGACGCCCTGGTCGAATGGCTGGCCGCGCATCCGCAGGAGGGCGGTTCGTCGGGTGGACGGTCACCGCTGGCACTGCACGATTATCTGTATCGGCATCGCGGCGACGATGCGGTGCGTCATCTCTTCCGGGTCGCCACCGGGCTGGACTCGCTGGTCCTGGGCGAACCGCAGATCCTCGGCCAGGTGAAACAGGCCTGGTCGGCCGCGCGCGGCGCCGGCACCCTCGGCAACCGCCTCGACCGTCTGTTCCAGCACGCCTTCGTGACCGCCAAGCGCGCGCGCACCGACACCCGCATCGGCGCGAACCCGGTCTCGGTGGCATCGGCGGCGGTGCGGATGGCCGAAGAAGCCTTCGCCCGGCCGGCCGATTGCACCATCCTGTTGATCGGCGCCGGCGAAACCATCGAACTCACCGCGCTGCATCTGGTGCAAGCGAAGGCCAAGCGCCTGCTGTTCGCCAACCGCACCCTCGCCCACGCCCAGGAACTCGCGACCCGCCACGGCGGCGTCGCCCTGCCGCTGACCGAACTCGACCGCCATCTGGCCGAAGCCGACATCGTGTTCTCGGCCACCGCCAGCCGCGAACCGATCCTGCATCGCGACACGGTCCAGGCCGCGCTGCGCAAGCGCCGGCATCGGCCGATGCTGCTGCTCGACCTGGCGGTGCCGCGCGACATCGCGCCGGATGTGGCCGAACTCGCCGACGTCTTTCTGTACACCGTCGACGATCTGGAGCGCGTGATCGAAGACAACCGCAACAGCCGCCGCGAGGCCGCCGCCGCCGCCGAAGCCATCATCGAGATGCAGGTGTCGCGCTACGTCGAAACCGTGAACGCCAGCGCCCATCACGGCTCGCTGAAACAACTCCGTGCGCATGGCGAAGCCGCCCGCGACGAATCGCTGGCGAAAGCGCATCTGTTGCTCGCCGCCGGCCACGACCCGGCCGACGTCCTGCAACAGCTTGCGCACGCACTGACCAATCGCCTGCTGCACGCGCCCACCGCCGCGCTGCGCGAAGCGGCGCTCAACGGCGATGTCGATGTCGTGCGCGCCGCGGAGCGGCTGTTCCCGCGCCACGCGCCCGCACACAACCGCCTGGCCGACGCGGTCGATCATCAGCTCCATCCCGAACACACGCCCGACGGCCGCAATGACGCCGACCCTGCGCCGTAA
- the moaB gene encoding molybdenum cofactor biosynthesis protein B, which yields MTAAHDFIPLSLCVLTVSDTRSLADDSSGDHLATALADAGHRLHDRALLPDDRYKLRALVSQWIADPAVDGILVTGGTGFTGRDSTPEALLPLLDKQMPGFGELFRALSFEEIGTSTLQSRAFAGLANGTFLFALPGSTSACRTAWEKIVRAQLDARTKPCNLATLRPRLKE from the coding sequence ATGACCGCAGCCCACGATTTCATTCCCCTCTCGCTGTGCGTGCTGACCGTGTCCGACACGCGCAGCCTCGCCGACGACAGCTCCGGCGACCATCTCGCCACCGCATTGGCCGACGCCGGCCACCGTCTGCACGATCGCGCCCTGCTGCCCGACGACCGCTACAAGCTTCGGGCGCTGGTATCGCAGTGGATCGCCGACCCGGCGGTCGACGGCATCCTCGTCACCGGCGGAACCGGCTTCACCGGCCGCGATTCCACCCCGGAAGCGCTGCTGCCGCTGCTCGACAAGCAGATGCCGGGCTTCGGCGAACTGTTCCGCGCGCTGAGCTTCGAGGAGATCGGCACCTCGACGCTGCAGTCGCGCGCGTTCGCCGGCCTCGCCAACGGCACCTTCCTGTTCGCCCTCCCCGGCTCCACCTCGGCCTGCCGCACCGCCTGGGAGAAGATCGTGCGCGCCCAGCTCGACGCGCGTACCAAGCCCTGCAATCTCGCCACGCTGCGCCCGCGGCTCAAGGAGTGA
- the prfA gene encoding peptide chain release factor 1 codes for MTPTLRRKLEALAERREEIERLLADPATVNDAARYRGLMREFSQLEPIAEGLAAERQARTDLSAAEAMRSDPELAELAEEEIAAVHARLLELDTALMAQLVPKDPRDDGGLYLEVRAGTGGDEAAIFAGDLFRMYSRYAERQGWKVEVESASPGEHGGFKEIIARVDGRGAYSKLKFESGTHRVQRVPETESQGRIHTSAATVAIIGEDSGEIDIEINPADLRVDTFRSSGAGGQHVNKTESAIRITHVPSGVVVESQTERSQHANRDKAMKRLKAMLLEAETAKREAAQAQERKLQVGSGDRSQRIRTYNFPQGRITDHRVEGLTLYDLPNIIQGNIDDLIERLAREHQADELARLTQGG; via the coding sequence ATGACGCCGACCCTGCGCCGTAAGCTGGAGGCGCTGGCCGAGCGCCGCGAGGAAATCGAACGCCTGCTCGCCGATCCTGCGACGGTGAACGATGCCGCGCGCTATCGCGGGCTGATGCGCGAGTTCTCGCAGCTCGAACCGATCGCCGAAGGCCTCGCGGCGGAGCGCCAGGCGCGCACGGACCTCTCCGCCGCCGAAGCGATGCGCAGCGACCCGGAACTGGCGGAACTGGCCGAAGAGGAAATCGCCGCCGTGCACGCGCGACTGCTCGAGCTGGACACCGCGCTGATGGCGCAACTGGTGCCGAAGGACCCGCGCGACGATGGCGGCCTGTATCTGGAAGTGCGCGCCGGCACCGGCGGCGACGAAGCCGCGATCTTCGCAGGCGATCTGTTCCGCATGTACTCGCGTTACGCCGAGCGCCAGGGCTGGAAAGTCGAAGTGGAATCCGCAAGCCCGGGCGAACACGGCGGCTTCAAGGAAATCATCGCCCGCGTCGACGGTCGCGGCGCGTATTCGAAACTGAAATTCGAATCCGGCACCCATCGCGTTCAGCGCGTGCCGGAAACCGAATCGCAGGGCCGCATCCACACCTCCGCCGCGACGGTCGCGATCATCGGCGAAGACAGCGGCGAGATCGACATCGAGATCAATCCCGCCGATCTGCGCGTCGATACCTTCCGCTCCAGCGGCGCCGGCGGCCAGCACGTCAACAAGACCGAATCCGCGATCCGCATCACCCACGTACCCAGCGGCGTGGTCGTGGAATCGCAGACCGAGCGCAGCCAGCACGCCAACCGCGACAAAGCGATGAAGCGGCTGAAGGCGATGCTGCTCGAAGCCGAAACCGCCAAACGCGAAGCCGCGCAGGCGCAGGAACGCAAACTGCAGGTCGGCAGCGGCGACCGCAGCCAGCGCATCCGCACCTACAACTTCCCGCAGGGCCGGATCACCGATCACCGCGTCGAAGGCCTGACCCTCTACGATCTGCCGAACATCATCCAGGGCAACATCGACGATCTCATCGAACGCCTGGCCCGCGAGCACCAGGCCGATGAACTCGCGCGGTTGACCCAAGGCGGTTGA
- a CDS encoding AAA family ATPase, which translates to MTMDGSPTPYGEVFSPLVQSVMRAQAEVIRTVSGGVSDALLLDALINRHFSWLCAVYPDGINSHLFKTLDDAHSLRTDALYDLQALPEDIRQAMNDRGALPLEPIEWVQDKPTRISQLVKHSLALFDDIAALGRMWDASVEKKPAPEFCIRSPLSVAFNFLTIPEMPGSRAYALLTLRNFLFETFGVVPNNSSSHEGDWQSFEVSDIERAHFNIQAALRVRGVSDAVQLRSFAARSAAEDVLNHFLSAQGLLWQAFDNRTDAESFLSNACVPSQAGDGLTLGNGDPYRFSLPPALERLPELGEIVNALWGLPIPIRGADTLFRGGLKFSAEGGLVVALHGGPGTGKTTVALSLGALLAPFGVKTLFITAEEGERDLREKAKMLLTSEIRQLSFSPSEDWLYLQRLDDDEDQKKGRHRYMDAVSETFETITKALASQHESAGIDLDGIPKTCRAIIVLDGVHDLIMSASDYNEKHPLAQAMRSAIALYRKSKALVIITTGEDWEGQPALDYLVDVAIRLSLENVDVYGRKPDRMITISKARHQLCAAGAHGLQISGVKGVRFSPQINYQLDHKALWKTPLPDMRAGKTSMGIALSRYSYEQIYVSRYSTFEQNRGFEQQEDAPILFSGANIFLNGEGSGGKAALALKIAISPSFELTGKPSRLRSGDLFTHVGRRIDRPERILVISFLYPSGYYRNVLSKLLEVRWREYGIKKHQLRPEIKVVHLYPGNYRADQLFNRVEWELDAAELQGVPYSCVVIDGLHNIYLQFPEIEAYTLFWAQFFAALRARAVTVISTHTTFLMQGGGEESYRLDDKRSEPLRHALIQKTDFTFEIDPYLERRKTSSQKRTRSVSEGDAYQEREGSVFEKAKGTSASNIFGVRVLSAINQPIPKQELLWSREHLVLFKNEESWEHPQHELSFKP; encoded by the coding sequence ATGACCATGGATGGTTCACCCACTCCCTACGGCGAAGTCTTCAGTCCACTCGTGCAGTCTGTGATGCGAGCACAGGCTGAAGTCATACGTACGGTGTCGGGTGGTGTGTCGGATGCTTTGCTATTGGATGCGCTAATCAATCGTCATTTTAGTTGGTTGTGCGCCGTCTATCCCGATGGTATCAATAGCCACTTGTTCAAGACATTGGACGACGCGCACTCTCTGCGTACGGATGCGCTTTACGATCTACAAGCGCTGCCTGAAGATATCCGCCAAGCGATGAATGACCGAGGCGCATTGCCGCTGGAGCCTATTGAATGGGTTCAAGACAAGCCGACACGCATTTCTCAGCTCGTCAAGCATTCATTGGCGCTTTTCGACGATATAGCTGCCCTTGGCCGCATGTGGGACGCATCGGTTGAGAAGAAGCCTGCGCCGGAGTTCTGCATTCGTTCGCCTTTGAGTGTGGCCTTCAATTTTCTGACCATACCGGAGATGCCGGGGTCGCGGGCGTACGCCTTACTAACATTGAGGAATTTTCTTTTCGAGACCTTCGGTGTCGTTCCGAACAATTCGTCATCGCACGAAGGCGATTGGCAATCTTTCGAGGTTTCCGATATTGAACGTGCGCATTTCAATATCCAGGCGGCGTTGCGTGTGCGCGGTGTATCCGATGCGGTCCAGTTGCGTTCGTTCGCGGCGCGTTCCGCTGCCGAAGACGTGCTGAATCACTTCCTGTCGGCACAAGGGCTGCTATGGCAGGCTTTCGACAATCGCACGGACGCCGAGTCCTTCCTTTCAAACGCATGCGTACCGTCGCAGGCCGGTGACGGTCTGACTTTAGGAAATGGTGATCCTTATCGCTTCTCGTTACCTCCCGCATTGGAGCGATTGCCCGAACTCGGCGAAATCGTCAATGCTTTATGGGGCCTCCCAATCCCAATACGCGGCGCCGATACACTGTTCCGCGGTGGTCTAAAGTTTTCTGCTGAGGGTGGTCTGGTGGTCGCTCTGCATGGTGGCCCGGGTACGGGTAAGACCACGGTCGCGCTTTCGCTCGGCGCTTTGCTGGCGCCTTTCGGGGTCAAGACCCTCTTCATCACAGCGGAAGAAGGCGAGCGCGATCTCAGGGAAAAAGCCAAGATGCTGCTCACCAGCGAGATCCGGCAATTGTCTTTCTCGCCAAGCGAGGATTGGTTATACCTACAGCGCTTGGATGATGACGAGGACCAGAAAAAGGGCCGTCATCGATATATGGATGCTGTCAGTGAGACGTTCGAAACGATCACCAAAGCGCTCGCTTCTCAGCATGAAAGCGCTGGTATCGATCTCGATGGAATTCCCAAAACCTGCCGCGCCATCATCGTCCTTGATGGCGTGCACGACTTGATTATGTCGGCGAGTGACTATAACGAAAAACATCCGCTCGCCCAAGCGATGCGTAGCGCAATCGCGCTGTATCGAAAATCCAAGGCGTTGGTCATCATTACGACGGGTGAGGACTGGGAAGGTCAGCCCGCGCTCGATTATCTGGTAGATGTGGCCATTAGGTTGAGCCTTGAAAATGTTGACGTATATGGGCGTAAGCCCGACAGGATGATCACGATTTCGAAGGCTAGGCACCAACTATGCGCGGCCGGCGCTCATGGTTTGCAGATTTCCGGCGTCAAAGGGGTCCGCTTCTCCCCGCAAATCAATTATCAGCTCGATCACAAGGCGTTGTGGAAAACGCCGCTTCCAGACATGAGGGCTGGCAAAACGTCCATGGGGATTGCTCTTTCGCGGTATTCCTACGAGCAGATCTACGTCTCTAGGTATAGCACTTTCGAACAGAATCGCGGGTTCGAGCAGCAGGAGGATGCCCCGATCCTGTTCAGTGGCGCGAATATTTTCCTAAACGGAGAGGGTTCGGGTGGAAAAGCTGCGCTTGCCCTCAAAATCGCAATATCGCCTTCGTTTGAACTAACAGGCAAACCGTCGCGTTTGCGAAGTGGCGACTTGTTTACCCATGTTGGGCGCCGTATTGATCGGCCAGAAAGAATCCTTGTGATTTCGTTTCTTTATCCGAGTGGATATTATCGGAACGTACTGAGTAAGTTGCTTGAAGTCAGGTGGCGAGAATATGGAATAAAGAAACACCAACTACGCCCGGAAATCAAAGTCGTTCACTTGTATCCCGGGAATTATCGTGCCGATCAATTGTTCAACAGGGTCGAATGGGAGCTCGATGCTGCAGAGCTTCAAGGAGTGCCCTACAGTTGTGTGGTGATCGATGGACTGCACAATATATATCTACAATTCCCTGAGATCGAGGCATACACATTGTTCTGGGCGCAATTTTTCGCTGCTTTGCGCGCGCGCGCAGTTACGGTGATCAGCACACATACGACCTTCTTGATGCAAGGGGGAGGTGAAGAAAGTTACCGGCTTGACGACAAGCGATCCGAGCCCTTGCGGCATGCGTTGATCCAAAAGACGGATTTCACTTTCGAGATCGACCCCTATCTGGAAAGAAGGAAAACCAGCTCGCAAAAAAGAACCAGAAGTGTGAGCGAGGGCGATGCTTACCAAGAAAGGGAGGGATCAGTCTTTGAGAAAGCCAAGGGCACGAGCGCTTCCAATATTTTCGGTGTAAGGGTGCTCTCCGCCATCAATCAGCCAATTCCGAAGCAAGAATTGCTGTGGAGCAGAGAACACTTGGTCTTGTTCAAGAACGAGGAGTCTTGGGAGCATCCCCAGCACGAACTTTCATTCAAGCCATAG
- a CDS encoding transposase, whose amino-acid sequence MQSIVNTVSMKSGYQRLRAGRWSANGHIYFVTFNTYDRRKLFSDPAIATDAARLIHETGQRLDGAVIAWVLMPDHFHGLIEVGTGISLSAYVGRLKGAVSRRLRLLHPHLPVVWQDGFHDRAIRGAESIDSVACYLLMNPIRAGLVADFSHYPYWHCAWPVPNISMAAIDPFADSSSRG is encoded by the coding sequence ATGCAAAGCATCGTCAACACTGTTTCGATGAAAAGCGGCTACCAACGACTTCGCGCAGGGCGTTGGTCCGCCAATGGCCATATCTATTTCGTCACCTTCAATACATACGACCGCAGAAAGTTATTCTCTGATCCGGCGATCGCCACGGACGCTGCTCGACTGATCCATGAGACCGGGCAACGACTGGATGGCGCAGTGATCGCATGGGTACTGATGCCGGATCATTTTCATGGATTGATCGAGGTCGGCACTGGGATATCTTTGTCCGCGTACGTCGGCAGACTGAAAGGCGCTGTCTCGCGTCGGCTGAGGCTTCTGCATCCGCATCTACCCGTGGTCTGGCAGGATGGCTTCCATGATCGCGCAATTCGCGGCGCCGAATCGATCGACAGCGTCGCGTGCTATCTGCTGATGAATCCTATCCGCGCGGGCCTGGTTGCGGATTTTTCACATTACCCATATTGGCATTGCGCATGGCCCGTGCCGAACATTTCGATGGCAGCGATCGATCCATTCGCCGATTCGAGCAGTCGGGGCTGA
- the ppk2 gene encoding polyphosphate kinase 2, whose translation MSKLKRKEYEELLEPMQRELAQMARWAAHSGQRILVIIEGRDTAGKGGVIDAISAHINPRQSRIVALPKPNDRERTQWYFQRYMPHLPAAGELVLFDRSWYNRAGVEKVMGFADDKQVKAFLKQAPIFEQMLVDDGILLFKYWLCCDQEEQEKRFAERREDPLKGWKLSPIDLEARTKYGEYTKAREAMLKATHTKHAPWTLVDFNDQKIGRLTLIRDLLDRLPDTETKTEPLEFLPLEGKLQKEKYSVVEPLDAFET comes from the coding sequence ATGAGCAAGCTCAAGCGCAAGGAATACGAGGAACTGCTGGAGCCGATGCAGCGTGAGCTCGCACAGATGGCGCGCTGGGCAGCGCACAGCGGGCAACGCATCCTCGTCATCATCGAAGGCCGCGACACCGCCGGCAAAGGCGGCGTGATCGATGCGATCAGCGCGCACATCAACCCGCGCCAGAGTCGCATCGTCGCCCTGCCCAAGCCGAACGACCGCGAACGCACCCAGTGGTATTTCCAGCGCTACATGCCGCATCTGCCCGCCGCTGGCGAACTCGTGCTGTTCGACCGCAGCTGGTACAACCGCGCCGGCGTCGAGAAGGTCATGGGCTTCGCCGACGACAAACAGGTGAAGGCCTTCCTCAAGCAGGCGCCGATCTTCGAACAGATGCTGGTCGACGACGGCATCCTGCTGTTCAAGTACTGGTTGTGCTGCGACCAGGAAGAACAGGAAAAGCGTTTCGCCGAACGCCGCGAAGACCCGCTCAAGGGCTGGAAGCTGTCGCCGATCGATCTGGAAGCCCGCACGAAATACGGCGAGTACACCAAAGCGCGCGAGGCGATGCTCAAGGCCACGCATACCAAACATGCGCCGTGGACGCTGGTGGATTTCAACGACCAGAAAATCGGCAGACTGACCTTGATCCGCGACCTACTGGATCGTTTGCCGGATACCGAAACCAAGACCGAACCGCTTGAGTTTCTGCCGCTGGAAGGGAAGCTGCAGAAGGAAAAGTATTCGGTGGTGGAGCCGTTGGATGCCTTCGAGACGTAG
- a CDS encoding tetratricopeptide repeat protein has protein sequence MPAISIIIRRPSPLSGTFMTWLLAWLLALSAGAALAGPTTAPVPDPLTPTMAAEYALQAGKLDEAARWYLDAAKAADGDAVLAERATRIALLAKNDANAAEALELWRTRAKRSPSMRNAEATLALRRKDERTARRELQALMRGGEKDGWRYALVALDAGSGDPKLTGRLLGQLIDSIPDQLEAWLAFGEFSQQLQRNDLAEKIVTRVVAKFPDEPAVALLHASQLREAGKTDEARKVLSELGEPSLLSPELGFAVANEYSEMGDNAQAAAVLARGPQSDRSYIFRAAYLAQAEDKVGVAKVYDELKRDSAAPDPGRRLLLGQIAEFIERHEEALEWYAGVPGGPQRWQARLRSSTVLHKLKRADEAYARLRELQADGDADEETRRDAYLLEAELRKDDTDFDGELDTYARALGAFPDEKQLLYARALMWERRDDITRAEADFRKILAIDAEDVNALNALGYTLADRTDRHQEALELIARAIAAQPDSAAIIDSYGWVLYRLGRKDEALTELRRAFTKQKDAEIAAHLAEVLWVLGQKDESRKYFEESRKIDADNRSLKRAIENTGVVLPPLPEKAGA, from the coding sequence ATGCCCGCAATTTCGATCATTATTCGCCGGCCATCGCCACTGTCCGGCACGTTCATGACGTGGCTGCTGGCATGGCTTCTGGCGCTGTCCGCAGGCGCTGCGCTGGCGGGACCGACCACTGCGCCGGTCCCCGATCCGCTGACGCCGACCATGGCTGCCGAGTACGCGCTGCAGGCCGGCAAACTGGACGAGGCCGCGCGCTGGTATCTCGATGCCGCAAAGGCCGCCGACGGCGATGCCGTCCTGGCCGAGCGCGCCACCCGGATCGCGCTGCTGGCCAAGAACGACGCCAACGCCGCCGAGGCGCTGGAACTGTGGCGCACCCGGGCCAAGCGCTCGCCGTCGATGCGCAACGCCGAGGCGACGCTGGCCCTGCGCCGCAAGGATGAACGCACCGCACGCCGCGAACTGCAGGCATTGATGCGTGGCGGCGAAAAGGACGGCTGGCGCTACGCCCTGGTGGCGCTCGATGCCGGCTCCGGCGATCCGAAGCTGACCGGGCGGTTGCTGGGTCAACTGATCGATTCGATTCCCGACCAGCTCGAGGCCTGGCTGGCGTTCGGCGAATTCTCCCAGCAGCTGCAGCGCAACGATCTGGCCGAAAAGATCGTCACGAGAGTCGTCGCCAAATTTCCCGACGAGCCGGCGGTTGCGCTGCTGCATGCCAGCCAATTGCGTGAAGCCGGCAAGACCGACGAGGCGCGCAAGGTCCTGAGTGAGCTGGGCGAGCCGTCGCTGCTGTCGCCGGAGCTGGGTTTCGCCGTGGCCAACGAATACAGCGAGATGGGCGACAACGCCCAGGCGGCGGCCGTGCTGGCGCGCGGCCCGCAGAGCGACCGCAGCTACATCTTCCGTGCCGCGTACCTGGCCCAGGCCGAAGACAAAGTCGGCGTGGCCAAGGTCTATGACGAACTGAAGCGCGACTCCGCCGCGCCGGATCCCGGCCGCCGCCTGTTGCTGGGTCAGATCGCCGAGTTCATCGAGCGTCATGAGGAAGCGCTGGAGTGGTACGCGGGCGTGCCCGGCGGCCCCCAGCGTTGGCAGGCGCGACTGCGTTCGTCCACGGTATTGCACAAACTCAAGCGTGCGGATGAAGCCTATGCGCGATTGCGCGAGCTGCAGGCCGATGGCGATGCCGATGAGGAGACGCGACGCGACGCGTACCTGCTGGAAGCCGAACTGCGCAAGGACGATACCGATTTCGATGGCGAACTCGACACCTATGCGCGCGCACTCGGCGCATTCCCCGACGAAAAGCAGCTGCTGTACGCCCGCGCCCTGATGTGGGAGCGACGCGACGACATCACGCGCGCAGAGGCCGATTTCCGCAAGATCCTGGCCATCGACGCCGAAGACGTGAACGCGCTCAACGCCCTCGGCTATACCTTGGCCGACCGCACCGATCGCCATCAGGAAGCGCTGGAGCTGATCGCGCGCGCGATCGCCGCGCAGCCCGACAGCGCCGCGATCATCGACAGTTACGGCTGGGTGCTGTATCGCCTCGGTCGCAAGGACGAAGCGCTGACCGAACTGCGTCGCGCCTTCACCAAGCAGAAGGATGCCGAAATCGCTGCGCATCTGGCCGAAGTACTGTGGGTGCTTGGCCAGAAGGATGAATCGCGGAAGTATTTCGAGGAGTCGCGCAAGATCGATGCGGACAATCGTTCGCTGAAGCGCGCCATCGAGAACACCGGCGTGGTGCTGCCGCCGTTGCCGGAGAAGGCGGGCGCATGA